A genomic stretch from Geoanaerobacter pelophilus includes:
- a CDS encoding CxxxxCH/CxxCH domain c-type cytochrome, translating into YCHSDGKGRQNAPFTAGSGWNSSVVFGDCKGCHGNDSQAGYFTSNVGEPNYKNDGPGAVRANSHSGSHVGAGLSTCANCHVDSVTAAGAINDSGLHINGSPSVKIGNGKTGSYDPGTKSCSSVSCHGSGTSIQWGSHAGCATCHGDLTTKPGVHSTHISDMITSGLVTMYNYTAIKSDNGKYRIGCANCHPTDVGHHQDGHIDVTINKDKLGRSSLAGLNNATADFINAPGSGISGTTKVSVTCSMVYCHSSGKSTVQAENNFKTTPDWYSAAGSTANRCGMCHDNPPQYEGQSHYVAQSSLGDNGSLPVEESGHMVGIHFNSTYVGNNGNGFLGFSSNGNVAHGRSGVATTISCVICHDGIVDPDQLKVDTYAMYSTSSAFNCSKCHNASTRTKLQSGNIIGTRLHINGKKDVALQGITLKTKAQLKNNANALGWSRPGGYKGVDDYDSATLTPLGWNQDDKSCLTACHVTQPGITWGKKLKCNSCHANQ; encoded by the coding sequence TACTGCCACAGCGACGGCAAAGGGCGTCAGAACGCGCCGTTCACCGCCGGCAGCGGCTGGAACTCCTCCGTAGTCTTTGGCGATTGCAAAGGGTGCCACGGTAACGACAGCCAGGCCGGCTACTTCACCAGCAATGTTGGCGAGCCTAACTATAAGAACGATGGGCCGGGCGCAGTCAGGGCCAACAGCCACAGCGGCAGCCATGTAGGTGCCGGACTGTCCACCTGTGCCAACTGCCACGTAGACTCGGTCACGGCAGCCGGAGCCATCAACGACAGCGGCCTGCACATCAACGGTAGCCCTAGCGTTAAGATTGGCAATGGCAAGACCGGCAGCTACGACCCTGGCACCAAGAGCTGCAGCAGTGTATCCTGCCATGGTTCCGGTACCTCCATCCAGTGGGGCTCCCACGCCGGCTGCGCCACCTGCCACGGTGATCTGACTACCAAGCCGGGCGTGCACAGCACCCATATCAGCGACATGATCACCAGCGGTCTGGTGACCATGTACAACTACACCGCCATCAAGTCGGACAACGGCAAGTACCGGATCGGCTGCGCCAACTGTCACCCGACCGATGTCGGTCATCATCAGGACGGCCATATTGATGTCACCATCAACAAGGACAAGCTCGGCAGGAGTTCTCTGGCCGGCCTCAACAACGCCACGGCCGACTTTATCAACGCCCCCGGCAGTGGCATCAGCGGCACCACCAAAGTCAGCGTGACCTGCTCCATGGTTTACTGCCACAGCAGCGGCAAGTCCACAGTTCAGGCCGAGAACAACTTCAAGACCACGCCTGACTGGTACAGTGCTGCCGGTTCAACCGCCAATCGTTGCGGCATGTGCCACGACAACCCGCCGCAGTATGAGGGCCAGTCGCACTATGTTGCCCAGAGCTCGCTTGGCGATAACGGCTCGTTACCGGTAGAGGAATCAGGTCATATGGTGGGGATCCATTTCAATAGTACCTATGTGGGTAACAACGGGAACGGCTTCCTCGGGTTCTCCTCTAACGGCAATGTTGCCCACGGCAGGTCTGGAGTGGCAACAACCATTTCCTGCGTGATCTGTCATGACGGCATTGTTGATCCGGATCAGCTTAAGGTCGATACTTATGCCATGTACAGCACTTCCAGCGCTTTCAACTGCTCGAAATGCCACAATGCAAGCACCCGCACCAAATTGCAGTCCGGTAACATCATCGGCACCAGGCTGCATATCAATGGTAAAAAGGATGTCGCACTCCAGGGCATTACCCTCAAAACCAAGGCCCAGCTGAAGAACAACGCCAATGCCCTCGGGTGGTCACGACCTGGCGGATACAAGGGTGTTGATGACTATGATTCCGCTACGTTGACGCCACTTGGCTGGAATCAGGACGATAAGTCTTGTCTGACAGCATGCCATGTAACGCAGCCTGGAATAACCTGGGGCAAGAAGCTCAAGTGCAACAGTTGCCACGCCAACCAGTAG